The sequence GAGAAATTTGCCTGAAtagttttatgtttaattGCTTGTAGTAACTGTTGAAGGTTTTGAACAAAATTGATGAGGATCATATCATATAGAGGACCACCTTATTGCCttcaattattgttatttatgaTGCATGCCTCAGGAGAATCTCTTTAGATGGTCCACTAGCATTATAtttgcacacacacacacacgcacacatatttgtgtgtgttgtaTAGTTCCATCAAATCAAAGTGACCATTATTGTTGATAAGAAGAACAATGCTGCAAGGTAGAGTGAGAGGAGAGcccacaaaaatttataacaccTATAAATGTGCAGTTCACCCTCTTTTGGAATCATCAGCATGCTTAAATACTATCCTATTCCTACGCATGCGcacatgtgtgtgtttgtCTGTGAATCATAACATTAAGTTCAACGAACCTAATTTATGACGAACTTGTCTTGtcagaaacaaaatttatcaGTCCAATGTGGGAAGAGGGGACGGCACGACAAAATGTGTCGTCTTGAATGGTCGTATGCAATGCTTAAACAGTATTTAAGAACGAAATACTATAGAGCCCAGTAATCCATCAAAAATAGTTCAAACGTGAGAATAGTGGTGATAAAATGAGACGAAATCAAGATCTGTCCAGACTCAACCTAGGCGCTGAGATCATTGAAAAAAATCTGGATAGGTGAACAAAAATATGTCACTTGTATAATCCCCAAAGAAAACACACACATCTGTACAAATTTGGTGGTGGAACAAATGAATGCACAAAATAAGCTTGGTATAAATCTAAATCAAAATGGACAAAATGAAGCAAGAGAAAAGTTTTTTCAGTCTGTATATCATTTCCTAACAGAGAGTCAGAATTTGGTGAACAACATGATGTAAGAATAGTACAAGGAAAAAATTCAGAATGTGGGATACAGAAGCAAAATAACGAGAACTACTATTTGAGCGAAGTAAATGTTCCAAAATCAACGAGAACTGGTGATTCAACAAAGTGAATGTCCATGGGAGGGAGCAGTCTAAGAGTTTAACATACTTTGCAACTCTTCCTGCAGTATCCTGGAAGATCTGAAGATCCAACCATGTACTCCGGATTCTTTGTACATTCCCCAAGGGATGCCCATCTTTCACAATTTTCATCTGCGTCGGTGCAATTTCCACCCACAACTTTGTTGAAAGAATCCACATGAATCCACTTTGTTGCGGACCACTTCTCGCCTTCATCCACAGGGCAGCCAGCATGCAGACTCATAGGATCTGGGACTGCATCTGGAGTGAGACTAAAAAAGAGAAGTGCGTCCCCTTTCCGTGGCTTCACTGAGAAACATAGAAAGATAAAGATAAGACAACAGTTGCTTCTCAAATGGAGAAAGTTTGAACTAGAGCAGTTACACCTTGGGCTATTGTCTCACCTGCAGGACCTTGCCTTCCGCACTCAGAAAGATCTTTATCTGTTGACACAGACCTACGACGAGGTGATTCCTGCATGATTGCATGAACGACAAGACATTAAAACACGAAAGTCATCAAAAGTAGAGTtaaatgattatgtaattCATAAATATGCATCAGGCAAGCAACACACTTTTCATACACAACCCATGTAAAAAATGACCTTCTCTATCGTGGCAATTCACAACCCAACAAGTCGATTCTCAAATATATGCTCCCTAACTATGGGCTAGTCAATATTTCGCACCCGATATGTCGTAGTACAAAACCACCAAGAATTTACAAGAGGTTATGATCTGGAACTACAGGAAATCGAGACATGACTAACCTCTGCAGAGGGAAACACAGTTTCCCCTCCTTTTTCAACATCTGTAAGATACATTAACACAGTAGCTACCCGGTGTCCACCACGAGCTATATTGACCTTGTCCGCAAAATAGTCGTAATGAGGATCATATTTCTGTCCAGGCTCATAGCGCAATACTTGTATGTCTTCTCCATTTTCTATATGGAGAAATAGGAATCAGATGTTGTAAGTGGGTAGAAATTATCATTCTCTATGCCCGCATATAGTGCAAAATTTCACATGTGTTGTAAACAAtgtataagatattaaataaattgtggAAAGACACATAGTATGGtgatatttagaaaattaatagtttatgtaatggcgagagagagagaggggaaaACAAAGGAGCATCCATCAACTTATCATTAATTCAAAATCTTCAcattatcccaaaaaaaaggaataatcataataaaaatagggtaaattacaactacctcccctgaggtttggaacaattattaataccccttgttgtttgaaaaattaccaatatccTCCTGATTTTAatggtcgtctaacaattagcccaatccattaggttttcatccagctgaccaaaatgcccttgtggattaagaattataattttattttgttttttaaagttttgtgattttctttatagactaagtggataatgtttttataatttttcgatcCACCccgttcgatttttttataaatttttatttttcttaaaacaaaaaacaaaaaatacagtaagggcaaagttgacaatttaaTACCTCCATcaaaggattacataatttcatcaaacattaggggggtatttgtaatttttcaaataacgatgGGGTATCCGTAATTATGCCTAACCTCAGGGaagatcgttgtaatttacccataaaATTATTCAGTACCAGGTTCTGTCAGTTTACCATGGCCATGCCAAATATATGCTATTAGATGCTAACTACATAAGAATTTTCTATTTGCCTGGCCACAGGGCAGCaactacaaaatttaataggtTAGAGAACTGGAATGCCATGCATaagaattgtaattaaaatagattcaTACTACTTAaacttactaaattaatttggattatTATCAATAACCAGTGATATGATTCCATTACATATCAAGGAGAATAACTTGTTCAAAGTCCGAATTATCAGAAAAACGTGACCTTGTGGTAAAAATGTCCAAGTAGCAATCTTCTCTTCTATGCCAGCAACAATAGGATCCTATCAGAAGAGATGGGGcgaaaaaaagttaaaacatgTGGCATACATAAAGCTATCCAAAGATGTCATAATTGTGGTaagaaaacatgaaataaACCAGTCAATTTATTAGTCATTTGGTTGATTCagaatgatatttttcaagatCTTACTCATAACACCATATTTTGTCCATGTGCctaaaattacacatttcCAACATCTGGTACACATCAGCAACAATTTCAGACGGCAATCCACAATAATCTTTCAGATATATGAACAATTGAAATACCAGCATGTACAGACACATGAGCATGCCAAAATACATAAGCTTTCACTAAGCTTAAGCTAGGCTGTCTGAGCCAGTATAGTATTGAATAAGTTAACCAAGCTGTTCAGGACAATTATTATATCACTGAATATTCACCAAGAAAATGGAAGCCTGATCTTTTATTAACTATTTCATTACTAACTTTAGCAATGGAAACCGCTTGGCTCCAGCCTACCTCACTTGAATGAAATCAATATCAACACAAATACGGGGCTAACAGTTTAATGCAAAACCATTAGATCCCAATAGCTGCACAGATTGCCAACTGAATTAGCTCAGACTTGATTAATGACAGGGTTTGACAAACCAATAGCAAGCACTTTGACGCACCATGTGATAGCAAAATTAGcaacaaatacataaagaaATTGGGTTGAAACAAACCTTTGCTTTTGGTATAAACATCCCGGAGCTAGTCCGGACCTCACTTAGCTTACTCTTCCCAGACACATTGTCCGCCACTGCTGACCTCTTCAGCTCAGATTTTGCCTAaatttaatcacaaaatcaaatgACTACCTCGACAAAAACGAAATAAAAGAGGACAAGAATCTTATATCAGTCTAAACTCACCAGAGATATTAAATGATTGCATTCTTCATCCGTTAGAAAACCTTCGTACACAAATGCTCTAAATTGCAAAGCCAGAATGTAGCTCAGTCACACCAATGGATAATTAACAGCCAAAAAGATcctaaatttatgaaatacttCAAACACGTTAACTATAAAATCACCTTCAAAATACCTGGGTTTCCATGAGATGCTTTTGACTTTGGACGGATTGATTATCGAACTGCACAAGGATTTCCGGACGATCGTTGCGATCAACAGCAAGAAAAACAGTGGAACGTGAGAAAATCTAATCATCAGGTTAAATTTTGATCTCTTTCTAGGTAAATTCTGAAAGAGATAAAGCTGAAGATGCTCGAATCTGACCAAGTTTTTTCAGCTGGGGAGTGAGATTTTGGTAGATCACTCGATGGGAGTTGACGAAAACTATTTATACAGTTAGGCGTACTTGGAACGACACCGTATCAATTGAATCTTGAGGATGAGGTTACCTTTTCTAGCTTACTTATCAAAAcctaataatcaattaaattcacATTTAACACCCCAGGAAACAGATTATTGCATTTAGCACCCCAGTTTTATTAGATGTGGAGTTCTTTTGTGAGTTTTTGTGATTGACTTTGTAAATTGTAAAAGTAATTGATAACAAcggtaactttttttttaaaaaaatatcatttaataatatcttagggttaattacacttaacccccctctaaaaatgaaaaattacacttacacctcCTTCGAAAAATTTCTGTGTATACCTGACCTCCTCCAGGGTTTTGATGGAAATACTGAGTGAgtttaacatcattatatttttccctttatcagtataaaattattatatgggAATACTAAACGAATggtaaaattaacaatttataaaagaaaattgctaatttcagtatttttttccaaactaTATGAAAGGGGTAAGGTGTGAACAAGAATTTTCAGAAGGGGTtacaagtataattttaatttttttacaaaaagtgTAACTTCACATTTTTAGATGGGTTTAGGTGTGTTTAACCGAATATCTTATTTGTTCATATTAGAACTCCCTattcgatgaattttaaagTACTATTGAGATAGTTATGAATGCAAATTGCTGTTGAGGAAGTTTTAACTCGGTCAAATTTAGTCATACTGACCAATCAGTTATTCTATCGTTCTTCCTAAATTGTAATCTGtttacataacaaatataattcacttattttttaaagtgtgGTCCGGGCGGGTTACAAGTTTTTGTGATTGTGCGTTTTAAAgagggaaaaagaagaggaagaaggacgGAACTGCATATACTGTTTATGTCTAAATCTGTCATCAGTCAGTGAAActcaattaaatgaaatgaaataagaataaaatgttATGTACTAAAGTGTTTGGCTAGAAGAATttccaaaagaagaaagatgaaaatgcAACCTATGTCCAGTTTTGATCTCTTGCCATTGTTGTCATTCACTACATAAAAATGTCAGAAAATTCATTCCTGCACTATCCGGATTCGGAAACACAAACTGTTGAACTGCTGCTATAGCTCTTCACTTCGAACTATAAGCCCATCACCTAATTCCCCGAGACCTATAACATGAGTGAATGAGTTGCAGAAATGCGATTCAAGCACCGTGGAGGAAGGACCGGACATTCCAAATCCTCATTTTCAGCTTGTGTTGTGCAAGTTTGCCTCAACATCACCGTTTTTATGATTCTTGGTCTGATGCAACCTCCATTTTCTGGTTTCTATCGTTGGAAGATTTGGCTGAGTTGCCATCTTCTTCCGCGATCACCTCCAAGGGGCAACATCTCTTGAGCGCAGGCCTTTTTTGGAACCTTTTCTTGTTCTGCAATATGCCTTCATCGCCTCTTAACATCCTCACAATCTGCACCGTACAGAAACAACCGTTCAACGTTAAGCAAAGGATAGAAcataatgaatttttacaaGTATATCTTTCTTCTGCTACTGTGAAGTTGCTTCCTCAAGAATTATGCATTTCTTCTATCTGCTCACTTAGGAGGTGCTTACGTTTATTGGAGATATAAGTGGGCGCTAGTAAAAGCTTTAGAACAGAAGCCGTCTTGGCTGTCTAACCAGAAGAGTGGTGAATATAGGAGGATAATAGCATGctatttataagtaatcatAAGTATCCATAAAGTGAAAGATGCACCTGGCTCATTTTAGGCCTTTCTGTTGCTTCTTGATGGATGCATAAGGAAGCGACCAGAACCACACGGTTCAGCTGTTCCCAGTCAAAATAACCATCAAGTGATGGATCGGCTATCTCTGTGGTATTTCTACCAAGCAGCAGAGGTTTGGCCTGCAGAATTTCAATCAAGTTTTggcaaatgaaaattcatgATAAGGGTCCTTAAGAAGTGCATTTATTTGTTAGTTGCATCACCCCACGTTTGCCTATGGAGCTTAATGCTTGATATGTAGAAGCCGACTTACCCACATCACAACGCTGTTATGTGACTCATCGATGGCTGGACGGCCACTAACAAGCTCTAACAATAACACTCCAAATGCGTAAACATCAGTCTTTTCATCAACTATACCATGCATGAAAAACTCAGGAGGTAGATAGCTGCCAtcgaaaggaaaagaaaatgtttaGACAGTTTATTAGGAGGTGAGGATGTCAACAGTTTTCACTATAAAGGTAGTAAGTTGGTGCACCCAAATGTGCCTTCAAACTGTGAAACAGTAATGTGCGTCCATTGATCAGGAAGCCATTTCGCAAGCCCAAAATCCGAAATCTGCCCAAAAAACCAACGTCACTTAAGCACCAAAGTAAAGAACTAAAGAAAAGCAAAGTCCATCTACGCTGGTGTGACAAACAGGTCCCGTGATGTTTCTAAATGAAAATGGAGCTAAAGGCTTAATCATGATTTTGCGTCTGTTGATCTCTACCTGAGCTTCAAATTCTTCAGTGAGCAAAATATTGGCAGACTTGATATCTCTATGGATAATTCTTCTTTGACATCCCTCATGAAGATAAGCAAGACCAGAGGCAATGCCCATAGCTATATTGTATCTGAGAGACCATGTCAATTTCTCGTTTTTGCCTGAGGAACATATGGGCCAAAAGGAATTTAGGTTTCTTGGGTATTGGACTGTGAAAACAAAGAGTTATATCTTTTGAAAGGAAGCCTGGAATAAACCTTTCAGCACAGACGACAAGCTCCCGTTAGCAGACAAAGGAAGAACAAGGTGCATCCCTCCTTCAACGCCATAGCCAATCACACTGGAAATGTTTGGATGATTTACATGAACTAAAATACCAAGCTCGGATAAGTAATCTGCAGTCATCTCCTCTTGGGTTCCCCTGATCAACCGTTTGACAGCTACTAGTTGCCCGTCTTCCAAGTGTCCCTT comes from Sesamum indicum cultivar Zhongzhi No. 13 linkage group LG10, S_indicum_v1.0, whole genome shotgun sequence and encodes:
- the LOC105171461 gene encoding probable prolyl 4-hydroxylase 4: MIRFSHVPLFFLLLIATIVRKSLCSSIINPSKVKSISWKPRAFVYEGFLTDEECNHLISLAKSELKRSAVADNVSGKSKLSEVRTSSGMFIPKAKDPIVAGIEEKIATWTFLPQENGEDIQVLRYEPGQKYDPHYDYFADKVNIARGGHRVATVLMYLTDVEKGGETVFPSAEESPRRRSVSTDKDLSECGRQGPAVKPRKGDALLFFSLTPDAVPDPMSLHAGCPVDEGEKWSATKWIHVDSFNKVVGGNCTDADENCERWASLGECTKNPEYMVGSSDLPGYCRKSCKVC
- the LOC105171462 gene encoding receptor-like cytosolic serine/threonine-protein kinase RBK2, translated to MENSHEPRESENARNMATECPDGQFFVIGKKLLFSTSSLSLSAEELKSIEAEVAALEGCSREDEDEDEDEDEVEDEDDTNPTNTLTSTTDAEAQTNGKFESQWKGFLRKLRKAPHFQTFHPTIPHLTSIKKLTRKKSSRNTQSLPSFPPNIEADLYYCFESSWRNFTLSDLQEATDNFSPGNLIGEGGYSEVYKGHLEDGQLVAVKRLIRGTQEEMTADYLSELGILVHVNHPNISSVIGYGVEGGMHLVLPLSANGSLSSVLKGKNEKLTWSLRYNIAMGIASGLAYLHEGCQRRIIHRDIKSANILLTEEFEAQISDFGLAKWLPDQWTHITVSQFEGTFGYLPPEFFMHGIVDEKTDVYAFGVLLLELVSGRPAIDESHNSVVMWAKPLLLGRNTTEIADPSLDGYFDWEQLNRVVLVASLCIHQEATERPKMSQIVRMLRGDEGILQNKKRFQKRPALKRCCPLEVIAEEDGNSAKSSNDRNQKMEVASDQES